Proteins encoded within one genomic window of Pararhizobium capsulatum DSM 1112:
- the ccoG gene encoding cytochrome c oxidase accessory protein CcoG: MLDETQTKPEVETLDAVAVNSARIRQPLYAARKKVFPKRASGNFRRFKWIVMAITLAIYYLTPWLRFDRGPYAHDQAVLIDLANRRFYFFFIEIWPQEFFFVAGLLVMAGIGLFLVTSVVGRAWCGYTCPQTVWVDLFLVVERWVEGDRNARMKLDAAPMSPHKLWLRTVKHSIWIVIAVATGGAWIFYFADAPTLLHEVMTGAAAPVAYITVAILTATTYAFGGLMREQVCTYMCPWPRIQAVMLDETSLTVTYNDWRGEPRGRHQKKAAATGVTAGDCVDCNACVAVCPMGIDIRDGQQLECISCALCIDACDGVMDKLGKERGLISYATLNDYNANMAIATAGGIQPITPSLVRTAEGKLSPALSCVKPATLLRPRTLLYAGLWALLGIGLLLTALVTRNRVEINVLRDRNPQYVLLSDGSIRNGYTVKLLNMRPEPRAFTLHMEGLAGASMTAAGLENDASGALIVPVEPDRLRTVKVFVRQPSTDATPGAVSFDLIAEDRGSDEQSTYRTSFETPEIPR, from the coding sequence ATGCTGGACGAGACCCAAACCAAGCCGGAGGTGGAAACGCTGGATGCCGTCGCCGTCAATTCTGCGCGGATCCGCCAACCGCTTTATGCAGCCCGCAAGAAGGTGTTTCCGAAGCGCGCATCCGGCAATTTCCGCCGCTTCAAGTGGATCGTCATGGCGATCACGCTGGCGATCTATTATCTGACGCCCTGGTTGCGCTTCGATCGCGGTCCCTATGCACACGATCAGGCCGTGCTGATCGATCTCGCCAATCGCCGCTTCTATTTCTTCTTCATCGAGATCTGGCCGCAGGAATTCTTCTTCGTCGCCGGCCTTCTCGTCATGGCTGGCATCGGCCTGTTCCTCGTCACCTCCGTCGTCGGCCGCGCCTGGTGCGGCTATACGTGTCCGCAGACGGTGTGGGTCGATCTCTTCCTCGTGGTCGAGCGCTGGGTGGAGGGTGACCGCAATGCCCGCATGAAGCTCGATGCAGCGCCGATGAGCCCGCATAAGCTCTGGCTCAGGACCGTCAAGCATTCGATCTGGATCGTGATCGCGGTTGCGACCGGCGGCGCCTGGATCTTCTACTTCGCCGATGCGCCGACATTGCTGCACGAGGTCATGACCGGCGCAGCCGCACCCGTCGCTTATATCACAGTCGCAATCCTCACCGCCACGACCTATGCCTTCGGCGGGCTGATGCGCGAACAGGTCTGCACTTATATGTGCCCTTGGCCACGCATCCAGGCCGTCATGCTCGACGAGACCTCGCTGACCGTTACCTACAACGACTGGCGCGGCGAACCGCGCGGCCGCCACCAGAAGAAGGCGGCAGCCACGGGCGTTACGGCCGGCGATTGTGTCGATTGCAACGCCTGCGTCGCCGTCTGCCCCATGGGCATCGATATTCGCGACGGCCAGCAGCTGGAATGCATTAGCTGCGCGCTCTGCATCGACGCCTGCGATGGCGTCATGGACAAGCTCGGCAAGGAGCGCGGTCTGATCTCCTACGCCACCCTTAACGACTACAACGCCAACATGGCGATCGCGACCGCCGGCGGCATCCAGCCGATCACGCCGTCGCTGGTGCGCACCGCAGAGGGTAAGCTTTCCCCGGCACTCTCCTGTGTGAAGCCGGCTACGCTTCTGAGACCACGCACGCTGCTCTATGCCGGCCTCTGGGCCTTACTCGGTATCGGGCTGCTGCTCACGGCCCTCGTCACCCGGAACCGCGTGGAAATCAACGTGCTCAGGGACCGCAATCCGCAATATGTGCTGCTCTCGGATGGTTCGATCCGCAACGGCTATACGGTCAAGCTTCTCAACATGCGCCCCGAACCCCGAGCCTTCACGCTGCATATGGAAGGCCTTGCCGGTGCCTCGATGACGGCGGCCGGCCTGGAAAACGACGCCAGCGGCGCGCTGATCGTCCCCGTCGAACCCGATCGCCTGCGCACTGTCAAGGTTTTCGTGCGTCAGCCATCGACAGATGCCACACCCGGTGCCGTGAGCTTCGATCTGATCGCCGAAGATCGCGGCAGCGACGAACAGAGCACCTATCGCACCAGCTTCGAAACACCGGAGATCCCGAGATGA
- the ccoP gene encoding cytochrome-c oxidase, cbb3-type subunit III has translation MKQDHLDEISGVSTTGHEWDGIRELNNPMPRWWVYTYYATIVWALGYTVFYPAWPLVTSATQGVLGYSSRGEVKAELASVEAERSAHTAALANKSVSEILADDTLRQTAIQSGAAAFKVNCVQCHGSGAAGGAGYPNLNDDDWLWGGKPEQIEYTIAHGIRSAGDADTHQSEMPAFSDILDREQIASVAAFVVSLSGTPKNSGLVKKGRTVFAESCAACHGNDARGNQELGAPDLADAIWLKTHGEAGIVAQIKAPKHGMMPAWGARLGDTAVKELTVFVHSLGGGQVVRGSLFPPGEKREITRVARPA, from the coding sequence ATGAAGCAAGACCATCTGGACGAAATTTCGGGAGTATCGACGACCGGCCATGAATGGGACGGTATCCGCGAGCTCAACAACCCAATGCCACGCTGGTGGGTCTATACCTACTATGCGACCATCGTCTGGGCTCTGGGCTACACGGTCTTCTATCCCGCCTGGCCGCTGGTGACGTCGGCGACGCAGGGCGTTCTCGGCTACTCCAGCCGCGGCGAGGTAAAGGCCGAGCTTGCTTCTGTCGAAGCCGAACGCAGCGCCCATACGGCAGCCCTTGCCAACAAAAGCGTCAGCGAAATTTTGGCCGACGATACGCTGCGGCAGACGGCGATCCAGTCAGGTGCTGCCGCCTTCAAGGTCAATTGCGTGCAGTGCCATGGTTCGGGCGCTGCTGGCGGTGCAGGCTATCCCAACCTCAATGACGACGACTGGCTCTGGGGCGGAAAGCCGGAACAGATCGAATACACCATTGCTCACGGTATTCGTTCGGCCGGCGATGCCGATACGCACCAGTCGGAAATGCCGGCTTTCTCCGACATACTCGACCGCGAGCAGATCGCGTCCGTCGCCGCCTTTGTCGTCAGCCTCTCCGGTACGCCGAAAAACTCCGGTCTGGTCAAAAAGGGCAGGACGGTCTTTGCGGAAAGCTGTGCCGCCTGTCACGGCAATGATGCGAGGGGCAACCAGGAACTCGGCGCACCCGATCTCGCCGATGCCATCTGGCTGAAAACCCATGGCGAGGCAGGCATCGTCGCCCAGATCAAGGCGCCGAAGCACGGCATGATGCCCGCCTGGGGCGCACGTCTCGGCGACACCGCGGTGAAGGAACTAACGGTCTTCGTCCATTCGCTCGGAGGCGGGCAAGTAGTGCGCGGTTCTCTTTTCCCTCCCGGAGAGAAGAGAGAAATCACCCGCGTCGCCCGTCCGGCTTGA
- a CDS encoding cbb3-type cytochrome c oxidase subunit 3, translating into MDYHWLRAFADSWGLVAMAAFFLAALIFAFRPGSKSLADEAADVPFKDD; encoded by the coding sequence ATGGACTATCACTGGCTGCGCGCCTTTGCCGATAGCTGGGGGCTGGTCGCCATGGCGGCCTTCTTCCTCGCCGCGCTCATTTTTGCCTTCCGGCCCGGCAGCAAGTCGCTGGCCGATGAAGCGGCCGATGTCCCCTTCAAGGATGACTGA
- the ccoO gene encoding cytochrome-c oxidase, cbb3-type subunit II produces MALLDKHSLIERNATLLLVGSLIVVSIGCIVQIAPLFYLENTIEKVEGMRPYSPLELAGRNIYVREGCYVCHSQMIRPFRDEVERYGHYSLAAESMYDHSFQWGSKRTGPDLARVGDRYSNEWHVQHLIEPRDVVPESVMPSYSFLKETPLAVDLVAMNLKANRAVGVPYSDEMIDNAAADIRAQADPNADTSGVEARYPKAKLGDFDGNPQALTEMDALVAYLQMLGTLVDFKTYDETAGER; encoded by the coding sequence ATGGCACTTCTTGACAAGCATTCGCTGATCGAGCGCAACGCGACGCTTCTTCTCGTGGGATCGCTGATCGTCGTTTCCATCGGCTGCATCGTACAGATCGCACCGCTCTTCTACCTCGAAAACACCATCGAGAAGGTGGAGGGCATGCGCCCCTATTCGCCGCTCGAACTCGCGGGCCGCAACATCTATGTCCGCGAGGGCTGTTACGTCTGCCACAGCCAGATGATCCGGCCCTTCCGCGACGAAGTGGAGCGCTACGGGCATTATTCGCTCGCGGCGGAATCCATGTACGACCATTCGTTCCAGTGGGGCTCGAAGCGCACCGGACCTGATCTCGCTCGTGTCGGCGACCGCTATTCGAACGAGTGGCATGTACAGCACCTGATCGAGCCGCGCGACGTTGTGCCGGAATCGGTGATGCCCAGCTATTCCTTCCTGAAGGAAACGCCGCTTGCCGTCGATCTGGTAGCGATGAACCTGAAGGCAAACCGCGCCGTCGGCGTACCCTATTCGGACGAAATGATCGACAACGCCGCGGCGGATATCAGGGCGCAGGCCGATCCGAATGCCGACACATCCGGCGTCGAAGCCCGCTATCCGAAGGCCAAGCTCGGCGATTTCGACGGCAATCCGCAGGCGCTAACCGAGATGGATGCGCTTGTCGCCTACCTGCAGATGCTCGGCACGCTGGTCGACTTCAAGACCTACGACGAAACTGCCGGCGAACGATAG
- the ccoN gene encoding cytochrome-c oxidase, cbb3-type subunit I, with the protein MTHGRSIIGTGLSAFLALLGAGFAADHLFASHMWVLFFVLLCATIALMRTSSFGPSPKVDPNAFMDGPIRYGVVATMFWGVVGFLVGVVVALQLAYPDLNIEPWFNFGRTRPLHTSAVIFAFCGNALIATSFYIVQRTCRARLFGGDLAWFVFWGYNLFIVMATTGYLLGITQSREYAEPEWYVDLFLTVVWVCYLVVFLGTILKRKEPHIYVANWFYLAFIITIAMLHVVNNLAVPVSFLGVKSYSAFSGVQDALTQWWYGHNAVGFFLTTSFLGMMYYFIPKQANRPVYSYRLSIIHFWSLIFLYIWAGPHHLHYTALPDWAQTLGMVFSIMLWMPSWGGMINGLMTLSGVWDKIRTDPIIRMMVMALAFYGMATFEGPMMSIKSVNSLSHYTDWTIGHVHSGALGWNGMITFGALYYLTPKLWGRERLYSMRMVNWHFWLATLGIVVYAAVMWVAGIQQGLMWREYDSQGFLVYSFAETVAAMFPYYVVRAIGGGLYLTGALIMAFNLTMTILGYQRDETAIPGLAAVPQPAE; encoded by the coding sequence ATGACACACGGACGCTCCATCATCGGCACCGGCCTATCGGCCTTTCTGGCCCTTCTCGGGGCGGGCTTTGCGGCAGACCATCTGTTTGCAAGCCACATGTGGGTGCTTTTCTTCGTATTGCTGTGCGCCACCATCGCCCTGATGCGCACCTCCTCCTTCGGTCCCTCGCCCAAAGTGGACCCGAATGCCTTCATGGATGGCCCGATCCGCTACGGCGTGGTCGCCACCATGTTCTGGGGCGTGGTCGGCTTTCTGGTCGGCGTGGTCGTGGCGTTGCAGCTCGCCTATCCCGATCTCAATATCGAACCCTGGTTCAATTTCGGCCGCACGCGCCCGCTGCACACCTCGGCGGTCATCTTCGCCTTCTGCGGCAACGCGCTGATCGCGACCTCGTTCTACATCGTCCAGCGCACCTGTCGCGCCCGGCTGTTCGGCGGCGATCTCGCCTGGTTCGTCTTCTGGGGCTACAATCTCTTCATCGTCATGGCGACGACCGGCTATCTGCTCGGCATCACCCAGAGCCGGGAATATGCCGAGCCGGAATGGTATGTCGACCTGTTCCTGACGGTAGTCTGGGTCTGCTATCTCGTGGTGTTCCTGGGCACGATCCTTAAGCGCAAGGAGCCGCATATCTATGTGGCCAACTGGTTCTACCTCGCCTTCATCATCACCATTGCCATGCTGCATGTGGTCAACAACCTGGCAGTGCCGGTCTCTTTTCTCGGCGTGAAAAGCTATTCGGCCTTCTCGGGTGTGCAGGATGCGCTGACCCAGTGGTGGTACGGCCATAATGCCGTCGGCTTCTTCCTCACCACCAGCTTCCTCGGCATGATGTATTACTTCATTCCGAAGCAGGCGAACCGGCCGGTCTATTCCTACCGTCTGTCAATCATCCATTTCTGGTCGCTGATCTTCCTCTATATCTGGGCCGGGCCGCACCACCTGCACTATACCGCGCTGCCCGACTGGGCCCAGACGCTCGGCATGGTGTTCTCGATCATGCTGTGGATGCCCTCCTGGGGCGGCATGATCAACGGCCTGATGACGCTTTCGGGCGTCTGGGACAAGATCCGCACCGATCCGATCATCCGCATGATGGTCATGGCGCTCGCCTTCTACGGCATGGCGACCTTCGAAGGCCCCATGATGTCGATCAAGTCAGTGAATTCGCTCAGCCACTATACCGACTGGACCATCGGTCACGTGCACTCCGGCGCGCTCGGCTGGAACGGCATGATCACCTTCGGCGCCCTCTATTACCTGACGCCGAAGCTCTGGGGGCGCGAACGCCTCTACAGCATGCGCATGGTCAACTGGCACTTCTGGCTCGCTACCCTCGGCATCGTCGTCTATGCCGCCGTCATGTGGGTTGCCGGCATCCAGCAGGGCCTGATGTGGCGCGAATATGATTCGCAGGGTTTCCTGGTCTATTCCTTCGCGGAAACCGTGGCGGCGATGTTCCCTTACTATGTGGTACGCGCCATCGGCGGCGGGCTCTACCTCACGGGTGCGCTCATCATGGCCTTCAACCTCACCATGACAATCCTCGGCTACCAGCGCGACGAGACCGCCATTCCGGGTCTCGCAGCTGTTCCTCAGCCGGCCGAATAG
- the hemN gene encoding oxygen-independent coproporphyrinogen III oxidase, producing MRSTPSALLSQSVPRYTSYPTAPHFHAGIDCETARRWLGDLPREEPVSLYVHIPYCDRLCWFCACHTKQTRQYAPVAAYLEALLCEVATIGRLIKAPVKAIHFGGGSPTMLTPEDMKRLGEALKGAFDCAPDLSLSVEMDPNDMDEARFDALAEISMSRASLGIQDFDPVVQKTINRIQSLEDTAWVVEGVRARGARSVNFDLLYGLPHQTVAGVGTTIRQALSLKPDRLALFGYAHVPWFKKHQTMIDEASLPDAAARLAQAEEARRIILAAGYRAIGIDHFALPADNMAIAAENGRLRRNFQGYTDDSCDSLIGLGSSSISQLPQGYLQTMPATGEYMRLVPAGGLATVRGTALNDDDHARGWVIERLMCDFGFDGQEVTRRFGANGQAIFQTANVLAIGNDLGFRRRGDRFELDPESAHRTARLVAAEFDAYLGTGAARHSVAM from the coding sequence ATGAGATCGACCCCTTCCGCGCTGCTCAGCCAGTCGGTTCCGCGCTACACCAGCTACCCGACCGCACCACATTTCCACGCCGGCATCGATTGCGAGACAGCGCGCCGCTGGCTGGGCGACCTGCCGCGCGAAGAGCCGGTGTCGCTCTATGTGCATATCCCCTATTGCGATCGGCTCTGCTGGTTCTGTGCCTGCCACACCAAGCAGACCCGGCAATACGCACCCGTGGCCGCTTACCTGGAGGCTTTGCTTTGCGAGGTCGCGACGATCGGACGGTTGATAAAAGCCCCCGTGAAGGCGATCCATTTCGGCGGCGGCTCTCCGACGATGCTGACGCCTGAGGACATGAAGAGGCTCGGGGAAGCGCTCAAGGGCGCCTTCGACTGCGCGCCCGACCTGTCCCTCAGCGTCGAGATGGACCCGAACGACATGGATGAGGCGCGCTTCGATGCGCTGGCCGAGATCAGCATGAGCCGCGCCAGCCTCGGCATCCAGGATTTTGATCCGGTGGTGCAGAAAACCATCAACCGTATCCAGTCCCTCGAGGATACCGCCTGGGTGGTTGAGGGCGTTCGCGCCCGCGGTGCCCGCTCGGTCAATTTCGATCTGCTCTATGGCCTGCCGCACCAGACCGTCGCGGGTGTCGGCACGACGATCCGGCAGGCTTTGTCGCTGAAACCAGACAGGCTGGCATTGTTTGGCTATGCCCATGTACCCTGGTTCAAGAAGCACCAGACGATGATCGACGAGGCCAGCCTGCCGGATGCTGCCGCGCGCCTTGCGCAAGCCGAGGAGGCACGACGGATCATTCTCGCCGCCGGCTACCGGGCGATCGGCATCGATCACTTCGCGCTTCCCGCCGACAACATGGCGATCGCGGCCGAAAACGGCCGTCTGCGTCGCAACTTCCAAGGTTATACGGACGATAGCTGCGACAGCCTGATCGGGCTTGGCTCCTCCTCCATCAGCCAGCTTCCACAGGGCTATCTCCAAACGATGCCGGCCACAGGGGAATATATGCGGCTTGTACCGGCGGGTGGTTTGGCCACGGTGCGTGGCACCGCACTCAACGACGATGATCACGCGCGGGGCTGGGTGATCGAGCGGCTGATGTGCGATTTCGGCTTCGACGGACAAGAGGTAACCCGTCGCTTCGGCGCGAACGGGCAGGCTATCTTCCAAACCGCGAACGTGCTTGCGATCGGCAACGATCTCGGCTTCCGTCGCCGCGGCGACCGATTTGAACTCGACCCGGAAAGCGCTCACAGGACGGCACGACTGGTTGCGGCGGAATTTGACGCCTATCTCGGCACGGGTGCAGCGCGCCATTCGGTCGCGATGTGA
- a CDS encoding DUF1328 domain-containing protein, with protein sequence MLKWALIFFVVSLITGFLGFSGVSAATATIAKILFYIALVIFLIFLVLAFMAGSVVV encoded by the coding sequence ATGCTGAAATGGGCGCTTATCTTCTTCGTCGTGTCGCTGATCACCGGCTTCCTCGGCTTTTCCGGCGTTTCGGCGGCGACCGCCACGATCGCCAAGATTCTGTTCTATATTGCGCTCGTCATCTTCCTGATTTTCCTAGTACTCGCCTTCATGGCCGGCAGCGTTGTGGTCTGA
- a CDS encoding sensor domain-containing diguanylate cyclase codes for MMDTDEANVFDLAPIAMWIEDFSGVKELFDLWRAEGVQDIRTFLRADVGRVVACSQRIRVLKVNRRMLELFEARDRDHLVANLHSVFRDEMLTSHINELSQLWEGRTEFSGSAVNYTLSGRRLDIQLRGSVLPGYEESLGRVLLTTEDVTAREDARRYAEGVFEHSPVSLWVEDFSGVKNLLEGARDRGIVDFRVFTDVHPEFVRQCMSEIRVIAVNRATLDLFGAPDSRTLLQRQSEIFRDEMEKHFREQLIELWNGNLFHQREVVNYALDGSERYVLLQFSVFPGRERDWSLVQVALTDITARKKAEAYLEYLGKHDVLTKLHNRAFYTDELNRLQRKSLRPVSVIVIDLNGLKTTNDQLGHAAGDSLLRRLGEVLNEAVSLPNHAARVGGDEFAVIMPASDEADVAIMIDNLHKLLKINNQYYSNAPISIAVGAATSEPGEEMEAVVRRADLLMYQHKQAHYEEIRTPAPPREARS; via the coding sequence ATGATGGATACCGATGAAGCCAATGTCTTCGATCTTGCACCGATTGCGATGTGGATCGAGGATTTTAGCGGGGTGAAAGAGCTGTTCGACCTCTGGCGCGCGGAGGGGGTTCAGGATATCCGAACCTTTCTCAGGGCAGATGTAGGCCGGGTCGTCGCTTGCTCGCAGCGGATTCGTGTCCTGAAGGTCAACCGCCGCATGCTCGAGCTCTTCGAGGCCCGCGACCGCGACCATCTGGTCGCCAATCTCCATTCCGTGTTCCGCGACGAGATGCTGACGAGCCACATCAATGAACTGTCCCAGCTCTGGGAAGGTCGCACGGAATTTTCCGGCAGCGCCGTCAACTACACGCTCTCCGGCCGCAGGCTCGATATCCAACTGCGCGGCTCCGTTCTGCCGGGATACGAGGAGAGCCTCGGCAGGGTGCTCCTGACGACGGAGGACGTGACGGCCCGCGAGGATGCGCGCCGCTATGCCGAAGGTGTGTTCGAACATTCGCCGGTCTCCCTCTGGGTCGAGGATTTCAGCGGCGTGAAGAACCTGCTCGAAGGTGCGCGCGACCGCGGCATCGTCGATTTCCGCGTCTTTACCGATGTTCATCCGGAATTCGTGCGCCAGTGCATGAGCGAGATCCGCGTCATCGCCGTCAACAGGGCGACGCTCGATCTCTTCGGTGCGCCGGATTCCAGGACGCTGCTGCAGCGCCAGTCCGAGATCTTCCGCGACGAGATGGAAAAACATTTTCGCGAACAGCTCATCGAGCTGTGGAACGGCAATCTGTTTCACCAACGCGAAGTGGTGAATTATGCGCTCGACGGCAGCGAGCGCTACGTGCTCCTGCAGTTTTCCGTATTCCCCGGTCGCGAGCGCGACTGGTCGCTGGTTCAGGTGGCGCTGACCGATATCACCGCTCGCAAGAAGGCCGAGGCCTATCTCGAATATCTCGGCAAGCACGATGTGCTGACCAAGCTGCACAACCGCGCCTTCTACACCGATGAGCTTAACCGGCTTCAGCGCAAGTCACTTCGTCCCGTCTCAGTCATCGTCATCGACCTGAACGGACTGAAGACCACCAATGACCAGCTCGGCCATGCAGCGGGGGATTCCCTTCTGCGGCGCTTGGGCGAGGTGCTGAACGAAGCGGTTTCGCTCCCCAATCACGCTGCCCGCGTTGGTGGCGACGAATTTGCTGTGATCATGCCGGCCAGCGATGAGGCTGATGTCGCCATCATGATCGACAATCTCCACAAACTCCTGAAGATCAACAACCAGTACTACTCCAACGCGCCGATCAGCATCGCTGTCGGTGCCGCCACCAGCGAGCCCGGTGAAGAAATGGAAGCCGTCGTACGCCGCGCCGATCTGTTGATGTATCAGCATAAGCAGGCCCACTACGAGGAGATCAGAACGCCTGCGCCCCCGCGCGAGGCCCGTTCCTAA
- a CDS encoding ABC transporter permease produces the protein MDQAMAISTAAVRSARHSGSGWLTVASVIAFVVVLPIGGLLLEAAKGSADLWGHLLSTTLPVALVDTIILLAGVGLVTAALGTTTAWLVTAYEFPGRRMLEWALLLPLAVPTYIIAYTYLDILHPIGSVQGAIRWLLGYDSPRQFRLPDTRSMIGCILLLGFVLYPYVYIPTRAMFLTQCGNLIDAARTLGISRRAVFWRVALPLARPAVAVGISLALMETLNDIGAAEFLGVRTLTVSVYTTWITRSDLPGAAQLALALLLIVVALVALERWARRKQHYATDARRSRGLTVQRVSRPKGMLLFLAGLMPVLLGFGAPAFYLTAEAWKRYQFAGLSSRIIDEAFNTIILAALATIATIVFGLVVAYATRVRPGAKSAMLLRVSSMGYAAPGTVIAIGVLIVLDGFDGFINRTATAWFGFSTGLIFIGSGIAVVYALTVRFLAISAGGIEAGLLRIPGSLDHAASSLGRSQTATFLHVHLPLSKAAISAAALLVFVDCVKELPATLLLRPLNIETFATHLYGEAARGTYEEASIAALAIVAISILPVILLSRVGRARSSIPR, from the coding sequence ATGGATCAGGCAATGGCGATCAGTACGGCGGCCGTCCGCTCCGCAAGGCACTCCGGCAGCGGCTGGTTGACAGTTGCCAGCGTGATCGCTTTCGTTGTCGTCCTCCCAATTGGCGGCCTGCTGCTGGAAGCAGCCAAGGGCTCCGCAGATCTGTGGGGGCACCTTCTGTCAACCACTCTGCCAGTGGCCTTGGTCGATACGATCATCCTGCTCGCAGGTGTCGGCCTGGTCACGGCTGCACTCGGCACGACGACGGCCTGGCTCGTGACGGCCTATGAATTTCCTGGCCGCCGCATGCTGGAATGGGCGCTGCTGCTGCCGCTTGCCGTGCCCACCTACATCATCGCCTACACCTATCTCGATATCCTGCATCCCATCGGGTCCGTACAAGGCGCCATCCGCTGGCTGCTGGGCTATGACAGCCCCCGGCAATTCCGCCTGCCCGACACACGTTCCATGATCGGCTGCATCCTGCTCCTGGGTTTTGTGCTCTACCCGTATGTGTACATCCCCACCCGGGCGATGTTTCTCACCCAGTGCGGCAATCTCATCGACGCGGCCCGCACGCTCGGTATCTCACGGCGGGCGGTGTTCTGGCGCGTAGCGCTTCCGCTCGCGCGCCCTGCCGTCGCCGTCGGTATCAGCCTTGCGCTGATGGAAACGCTGAACGATATCGGCGCTGCGGAGTTCCTTGGCGTCAGGACGCTGACCGTATCGGTCTACACCACCTGGATCACCCGTTCCGACCTGCCCGGGGCCGCCCAGCTTGCACTCGCGCTGCTGCTGATCGTCGTGGCGCTGGTTGCGCTGGAACGTTGGGCGCGGCGCAAGCAGCACTACGCCACCGATGCCCGCCGCAGCCGTGGACTGACGGTGCAGCGGGTATCGCGACCGAAGGGCATGCTTCTCTTCCTCGCAGGCCTCATGCCCGTTCTGCTGGGCTTCGGCGCACCGGCGTTTTACCTCACGGCGGAAGCCTGGAAGCGCTACCAGTTCGCCGGCCTGTCATCGCGGATTATCGATGAAGCCTTCAACACCATCATACTTGCCGCTCTTGCGACTATCGCCACGATCGTCTTCGGGCTGGTGGTGGCCTATGCAACCCGCGTCAGGCCGGGAGCAAAGTCCGCCATGCTGCTGCGCGTTTCCTCCATGGGATATGCCGCGCCCGGCACAGTGATCGCCATCGGCGTGTTGATCGTCCTGGACGGCTTCGACGGCTTCATCAATCGGACCGCCACAGCGTGGTTCGGTTTTTCGACCGGGCTGATATTCATCGGCTCGGGAATCGCGGTCGTCTATGCACTGACGGTTCGCTTCCTCGCGATATCGGCCGGCGGCATTGAAGCGGGGCTTTTGCGCATTCCCGGGTCGCTCGATCATGCAGCAAGTAGTCTCGGCCGGTCGCAAACCGCCACGTTCCTGCATGTGCATCTGCCGCTCTCCAAAGCGGCGATCTCAGCGGCGGCCCTGCTGGTCTTCGTCGATTGCGTGAAGGAGTTACCGGCAACCCTGCTCCTGCGACCGCTCAACATCGAGACCTTCGCCACGCATCTCTACGGAGAAGCGGCAAGAGGCACCTATGAGGAAGCCTCCATCGCGGCCCTCGCCATTGTTGCAATCAGCATTCTGCCCGTCATCCTGCTTTCCAGGGTCGGGCGCGCTCGCTCCTCCATCCCGCGCTGA
- a CDS encoding Fe(3+) ABC transporter substrate-binding protein produces MNPRTILTSTFLATSLLTIPSLAAAAKINVYTTREPALIAPLLEAFTASTGTKVNTVFLKDGLAERVASEGESSPADILMAVDAGNLVDLVDKGLTQPIDSTVLNAAVPEQLRDAQGNWFGLSMRARVLYVAKDLDLASFNYEDLADPKWKGKVCIRSGQHPYNTALFADYIAHHGAEETETWLAGVKDNLARKAAGGDRDGAKDILGGICDIAIANSYYVGLMRSGKGGEDQAKWSEAIKVVLPTFKDGGTQVNISGAAVAKHSPNKAEAVKLLEYLVSDEAQKIYAEANYEYPVKPGAAADPIIASFGELKIDNKSLLEIVSLRKQASELVDKVGFDN; encoded by the coding sequence ATGAACCCGCGCACTATCCTGACCTCGACCTTTCTCGCCACATCGCTCCTGACGATCCCGTCGCTTGCTGCGGCTGCGAAAATCAACGTCTACACGACCCGCGAGCCCGCGCTGATCGCGCCTCTGCTCGAAGCCTTCACGGCGTCGACCGGCACCAAGGTCAATACTGTTTTCCTGAAGGATGGTCTTGCCGAGCGCGTCGCGTCCGAAGGTGAAAGCTCGCCCGCCGATATCCTGATGGCCGTCGATGCCGGCAACCTCGTCGATCTCGTCGACAAAGGCCTTACCCAGCCGATCGACTCCACGGTGCTGAATGCGGCCGTCCCCGAGCAGCTGCGCGATGCGCAGGGCAACTGGTTCGGTCTTTCGATGCGCGCCCGTGTTCTCTACGTGGCCAAGGATCTCGATCTCGCTTCGTTCAACTATGAAGACCTGGCCGACCCCAAGTGGAAAGGCAAGGTCTGCATTCGCTCCGGCCAGCATCCCTACAACACCGCTCTCTTCGCCGACTACATCGCCCACCACGGTGCTGAAGAAACCGAGACATGGCTGGCGGGCGTAAAGGACAATCTGGCACGCAAAGCCGCCGGCGGCGACCGTGACGGGGCCAAGGACATCCTCGGCGGTATCTGCGATATCGCAATCGCCAACTCATACTATGTCGGGCTGATGCGCTCCGGAAAGGGCGGCGAGGACCAGGCCAAGTGGTCCGAAGCTATCAAGGTCGTATTGCCGACGTTCAAGGATGGCGGGACGCAGGTGAACATCAGCGGTGCTGCCGTTGCCAAGCATTCGCCGAACAAGGCCGAGGCAGTGAAGCTTCTGGAATATCTCGTTTCCGACGAAGCACAAAAGATCTATGCCGAAGCCAACTATGAATATCCGGTCAAGCCGGGTGCCGCCGCAGATCCGATCATCGCCTCCTTCGGCGAGTTGAAGATCGACAACAAGTCGCTTTTGGAAATCGTCAGCCTTCGCAAGCAGGCGAGCGAACTCGTAGACAAAGTCGGCTTCGACAACTAA